ggccagggctgggtttgaacccaccatctctggcatatggggccagtgccctactcctctgagccacaggtgccacccctgagtattaactttttaatatgagtttttcctttcttaaaatgcatatacattttttataccCTCTATATAAAATCCAGTGACTAGATTTCTGTTAATCTATTTTGTTTACTGCCTGTAGATCAACTAATTTCTAAGTTTCATTATAtggtaaaattttcatttcacatAAGAATAAGATCTAATCCAGTATTGTTCTTTCCCACAGTATCTGAATGCCATTTTCCATATTATGTCAACATTGCTGGCTTCTACTGAGCATTATAGCAAGTAGCTATTCATCAGACAAATCAAACTAAACAGCAACTAACCATGGGTAATGGTTAATTGAAACTTTCCCTTATGAGTTTATTTGGTCTTCCTTGGTACATTAATAGCAAAGTACACTTTTACAAAATTTCCCAGATTTGAGAGATATGCTTTAGCAAATATCTGCAATTCCTTATGAAAGCTTTCTATTCCCTTCTGTGAATCATCATTTTTCATCCCAAGTACCTTCAGATTGGATTCTGTATAATGAGTGGGTTACAATAAACAGTAGGCATTCAGAAATTAATTCATATTAGTAGTGGGCCCAATATTCCTTGATCATTACCATTTGAAGAAGAAACAGTTTCTTTGGGTAAGATAAGGTATTCTCTCCTCTAATAGAGTGCAAAATGGAGGCTGTTTCAGAAATGTGTAGTACTGAATTCTTATATTGCTCTAAGAAGCCCAAATCTAACTGTCAGGGTCCCACTCTTTCCAGATTAATGCCCATTTAGATAAGGAATCTGAGAAGTTATAAAGAAAACTGACGTTGTGAATAAGCAACTGATAGAATGACTTTTCACCCAGAGCCTCAGTGAGCATATGGCTGCATTTAACAACAGTTTCACTAGTTCTTAAGGGACTAGTTTTggtaaaattttctaaatatccATATATCCTTGTAAGCTTCTGACTGCACTTCGTACTCCAGTACTCATTTCTGAAGCAGTGTGAGTTATTACGTTGTAAACAATAGAATACAGAATGTATTAAAATGATACGAAGTAACTCAAAAACATAAGAGAACTAGGTTAAGAAAATAACAGTAACTAAAGCTATTATGGCCTATCTTTACAGAAATAATTACTGGAAAATCACATCCAGATATGACCACAGAGTAAAAGCTCAGTTGCTTTTCTGTACTTTGAAAATCTGCTAAAACTGAAATGTTCCAAGTGTCTCAGCTACCCTTAGTGATCATGCCATGTCCTTGGCAAGGGATCTTGAATGATAATTCCAGTGTAGCTGCATACACTATGAGGCCAtatttctcagaaaagaaattaagactttCTAACCAGTGAGGGTAGAATAGATTCCTAActacacaaacaaatgaaatgtACACTGTATTAGTTCCTACAACTAAAAAGGTAGCTGCAAGGACTGTTTACACAGGgtggaaaataagagaaaatgtttgTAATGTACAGATGAATTTTTAATAAGCCATATTATTCTAGTAACAAGTTGCATTTGATTAGAACAAAAGAAACAACATTGGCATACATAGCAGAAATGTCTGATATTGTACCTActaatttttttcacatgtgGCATTCACAAGTAAAATGccaaaatacacaaaatacatACCATGGAGTATGTATGTCTAAATGCCTATGATGTTTTTGGATGAATTCCTTattattaattgaattattaaatttatattctaaaatcTTTACCTTCTTATAAACATTTATAGTTGTCCATTTTCTCCAATACTTTCCTTAAATTTTGGAAAACATGGAATATAACTTcccttaaaataatttctatacaaAATTGctccaaattaaaacaataggctttttttatttccttgtttatttttaatttttatttctttgcctttgttgttgttgttgttgttgttgagacagagtcccaccctttGCCCTGAGCAGAgcgcaatggtgtcatagctcacagcaacctcagactcaagcTATGGGCATtctgctgtctcagcctctggaagctgctgggattacacatgCTCGCTgtggcacccagctgggttttcccttttttttttaggagtcagggtcttACTGTCACATAGGCAAGTctcgaattcctaagctcaagcaattctccctcctcagcctcccacagtgctgggattacaggcatgagccaccacacctggcaacaATAGGCATTTTAAAAGTGAATCCTCTGATATACAAGGAGATAAAAATTCCTGCTGAGGCTTAACCTTATTTGATACACAAATAGATCTTAATTCCTACATTATTTTTTGCCAGGAGTTTGTCATTTTTAGATGAAAAACCTCCCTTAGAGCATGGTTCATGAGAAGTGAGCTAATGACACCTAAAATGTTTATAGTTTTGCTAATTCTGCCACCTGCTGGTTCTATAATTTCTCtcattaaaatattgtttaataaACTATGCATTTTAAAGACAtctattttcatttgcttcataAAGTTTTCTCTTGTGAATGTCACCATATATTAACAACTTTCCAATATCCATTTCATTCATATGGTTCTTCACCTGTACAAACTGATTAAAGGGGTATGACTTGCTACTGAAAAATTTCAAAGAGTTTACTAAATTCACAGGATTCCTATATACATTTTCTAATATCGTTTTGCATGTAAAGAACAGCTCTCTGTGGATGCCTTTGCATATGCTGTGTATTCATAAAGTTTCTGTTTGGTGTGAGTTTTCTGGAGAAAAAGACATTTCCATTTATATAGTTTCTGTTCCATGTAATTTTGTTGGTAACTTCTGGGGACTGACTTCTGATAGAACATTTCGCACACTGAACTCATCAACATGCACATGAGTTCTCTGATGCATAATGAGCTGTGACTTCCAAcgaaaggcttttccacattcaggGCATTTAcaaggtttctctcctgtatgtgTTCTCTGGTGTGCACTGAGAATTGATTTCTGAGAGAAGGTTTTTCCACATTCATTGCATccataaggtttctctcctgaaTGAGTTCTCTGGTGTACAATGAGCTGAGATTTCCTAgcaaaggcttttccacattcactgCATTCATAGGGTTTGTCTCTTGTGTGCATTCTCTGGTGGACAGAGAGCTGTAATTTCCCACGGAAGGATCTGTCACACTGACAGCATTTATAAAGGTTTTCCTCTGCATGAGTTAGCTCATGTACAATGAGTAGTGATTTCCAAATGAatgctttcccacattcattacattcatatGGTTTCTCTCCTGAATGAGTTCTCATGTGTATAATGAGGTATGACTTGCtgctgaaggctttcccacattcactgcacccataaggtttttctccagCATGAGTTCGCTGATGTGAAGTAAGCAATTCTTTCCTATTaaaagctttcccacattcacAGCACTCATAGGGATTTTCACCTGTGTGAATTCTCTGGTGTACAATGAGTTGTGAGTTGAAACTAAAGGATTTCCCACATTCATTGCATTCATGTggcttctctcctgtgtgagTTCTCATATGTATAATAAGGTATGATTTGCtcctgaaggctttcccacactcaCTGCATCCATGTGGTTTAACTCCTGTATGAGTTCTTTGATGTACAATGAGCTGTGACTTCAAACTAAAGGCTTTTTCACACTGATTACATCCATAAGGTTTTATTCCAGTGTGAATTCCCTGATGTACAATAAGCTGTGACTTAAATgtaaaggattttccacattcactacaaccatagggtttctctcctgtatgagtTCTCTGATGTACAACAAGGTTTGACTTTGTATTAAAGGCTTTCTGACAGTCACTACATTCAaaaggtttctctcctgtatgagtTCTCTGGTGTATAATAAGCTGAGACTTTAAACCAAAGGCTTTCCCACAATCATTGCATTCATAGGGCTTCTCCCTTTCATGAGTTCTCTGGTGTGAAATGAGCTGATATTTCCGACTAAATGTTTTCTCACAGTTGTAGCATTTATATGAACTCTCTCCTGTGTGAATCCTCTGATGTATAATGAGTTGTGAATTAAaactgaaggctttcccacaatCATTGCATTCATggagtttctctccagtgtgagtccTCATATGTATAAtaagatatgacttgctctggaaagctttgtcacattcattGCATACGTAAGGTTTCTTTCCTGTATGACTTCCCTGATGTACAATGAGCTGTGACTTCAAACTGAATGCTTTCCCACACTGAATGCACCCATAGGGCTTTACTCTTGTGTGAGTGCCCTGATGTACAATGAGCTGTGATTTGAACATAAAGGCTATTCCACATTCACTGCAACCATAGGGTTTTTCCCCTATGTGGGTTCTCTGATGTACCATAAGGTTTGACTTTGTATTAAGGGCTTTATGACATTCGCTGCATTCATATGGTTTCCTTCCTGTATGGACTCTTTCATGTATAATGAGCTGCGATTTTAAACCAAATGatttgccacattcattacaaCCATAGGGCTTATGTACTGAATGAGTTCTCTGATGTGAAACAAGCTGATCTTTCCTACTGAAGAATTTCCCACATTCACAGCATTCATAGGAATTTTTACCTGTGTGGATTCTCTGATGTATAGCAAGTTGTGAATTGAGACCAAATGttttcccacattcactgcacTCATGAGGTTTCTCTCCtgaatgaattctctgatgtacaATGAGGTATGATTTACTGCTGAAGTctttcccacattcattgcaTTCATAAAGCTGCTTTTCTGCATGAGTTCGCTGATGCACCATAAGATATGACTTGCTGCTAAAGGCTTTCTCACAGTAATTGCATCCAAAGGGCATTCCTCCCACATAGGCTTTTTGGCACATAAGTTGTGACCTCTCATTGACAGCTTTTCCAGATTCATTACTTTCACAGTATTTTATTCCAGTCACATTTTGCTCATGTTTCAAATGGAGGAATGATTCCTGATGTACACAAAATACATTAGGATTCTTTCTGGCATAATCAGAGAAACCTATATTATATTTCAAACTCTTTCCATGTATGCTgcatttatgaggtttttgttgtGAAGAAACATAATTTAGACTAAGAAAACATAGTTTTCCAAATGTAGTATATTCGTAGCTTTTTGCCATACTTCCCAGATTGCCTTGGTTTTCCTGATGCCATTTGATATGTTCATCAATTTCCCAGACATTATCTAGAAATGAAAATAGTAAgtcatacattaaaaataataacaggaaGTCAAGTATAGTGGCTCATGCAATAGTAATCCCAGCACCATGGGTGGCCAAGGTGAAGGATACTTTaaccaggagttcaaaaccagcctgggcaacatagaaagactccatctccaaaaaaatgacattaaaaatttgccagccatggtggcacacacctgtggtcccaactactcaagaagctaaggtggggcttagcacctgtggctcaagtagctaaggcgccagccacagctggcaggttcaaacccagcccaggcccaccaaacaacaatgacggctgcaaccaaaaaatagccgggcattgtggagggtgcctgtagtcccagctactggggaggtggaggcaggagaatcacttgagcccagaagttggaggttgcgtgagctgtgatgctacggcactctacccagggcaacagttgagactctgtctcaaaaaaaaaaaaaaaaaagaagctaaggtgggaagatcacttgaggctaggagttcaaggttatagggAGCTGTGATggggccactgcattccagcctgggtaatagagtCTTTGTATCTAAGTAGATTAAAAACATAATCTCATATAGTACAAAATGGACTTCAAATGCCATATCATGAGATTTCTTTTAGTTTCAATTATGAgatcataatataaataaaacttcaaGTGTAAATGTACTTAAACTACTAAGCACtggggaaaacaaagcaaaactaaaattgaaaataagCATAGTGAACTGAGATAGTATTAAGTTTAACAATTTTACACAATGGGTAATTAAAGCAAAAATGACACATAGAACAATGAGAATATAATAAGATTGTAGGGATCTCTGAACATTATTCTTTGATCAAATATTATTGAATCCTTATAatgtgccaaacactgtgctAACCTATAGAAAAATGACAACACTGTAGATTAGAATAACATGTCACTGAATATCTAGACAAATGGATGAAAACACACTCATAAGGAGCATCATCATAAAATTTCAGAACAATTGCAATTAGAAAACTTTCAGAGGAACAAAAATCTCCAAACTTCTTATAACAGACCTAAGATTAGTATGGTAACAGACTTATTATTAGGAACACGAGAAGATAAAAAATAGAGCAAGGGGGAGAAAAGTAAAAGCATTTTCACATGCACATTTACATCACATTCACCCTTTCACAGGAAGCTCCTGGGGGAAGCGCTGCAACAAAATAAACTAAGAGAAATGATGAAAGAGCatacaaaaaatacaattaaaaaggaGATCCTAGGATAAAAATTGTACAGCAGGCCTTTAGAAAAACTAGGCTACACTGGAGCAAGTCAGAAAGTCTTTGGAGTGATGTCACTGGGAAAATGAAATGCACAGAATTAATAATTTGGTTGAATGTACCAAACAAGAATACATATGCATCAAAAAGAGATTGTGCGTTTAAGTTAGACACATTGGGAAATAAAACAattaagtatagaaaaataaaaatgtataagaaaaattaaccatTGTATAGTTGTATGAATTACCTGGAAATAGAAATTACATAGTCATAATAATGTAAAAACCAAATACTGATCTAACCAAAAATATGAAGTTACTATACTAGGATGGTGGATGCATGGGAAGAGACAGTGCACACATGGTGGGAAGATGTGGGGGCAAGAGGGTGAAAGAGTATTAAATCACCCTTCAATACTGACTAATATCAAGGGGAAAAGCCAAGGTGCAATAGAATAATCTGGTTATTTAGAACTAGGGAGACAAGTCCTATAGGAAAGAGTCCTATAGGAAAGAGATGAAAGTGGTTGTCTCTGGCAGGAATAGAAAACAGAGAAGGTATGGGATAAGCAGACTACTGttgtaatataaaaacaaaagtcaaagaTACAAACTAGATAGGAAACAAGACATAGGTACAACAGCAAATACCTGGAgattgaaaagaagagaaaatgattgCAATTTAGATGCCGACCAGGATAATGAACACAAAAGATATTGAGCTTGCAAGTAAGGTTGACAGGAGACCAGAGAATCTTAACAATTCATTCAAGGTATTCTGTGAAAAAATAAGCAAGTTGTTTTCCTCCCTATTAAATCTGATCTGTCTTATTCACTTTAAATACAACCACCAaattctatctccccagacttcaATACCCAACCTCTGCAGATATCTTCCTCAGATACAGTGAGAAATGAATACAGGTACTTTTGGCTATCACAATGGCTTGGGAAAAGTGTTGCTGGCTATTACATGTTGCTATAGTCAAAAATGTCtccatcaaaaagaaaataggccAGTGAGTAATTACTCCTTGTCCTAGAATCAGATTTGTTCCTGTGTTTAGCAGTCACTGTTATCCCCATAGACTTACAGAGTTCAGGGACACTGAAGCTGTCCTAACAATCAAAACCTACACTTTGTATTTCTGATCCTTCTATATCGGGTACCATacccattcttatctttccttggtTCCCACAACAAACAATCATTTGATTTCCCAGGAAATCTGATGCATCTTCCTTCTGTTGAGCATGCTCTTTgtattaacaaaggcaaaaataagatTATGGGTAGTACCTCAGAAAATTCaagaaatgaggggaaaaaaaaaaaaagaaaagaaatgaggaaaaaatactAAACCCAGTTATGAGAACACACAAATTCTTAAGCTTAAACATTAAACATGATTACTGTCTGGGGTCCAAAGGTAATTTCTGAGAACCGAAATATGTATCAATGGAAAAACTACAGAAAAGTATCTTTTCCAATAACCATATTGATTTTAACATTAGATGATGCTCAGAGAACAGAAACAAACACTCCCCAAGAAGCTGACATCACAGCCACAGAAGGACATGCTGGAAAAGCCTTCCTGACCACGGTTTCAATGCAGGATAAACCAGTGCCTGCTATGTGGTGTTGAGTGCTGCTGTCCTCTGGGACAAGAGGACggtgtatttttccatatttggATGGCAATATGTAGACAAACCTTTAATCTAGGCTTCCATGCTATGAAGAATCATTACCAGGTCTGAATAGGAACAGGTTCCTAGACTTTCATTCATGTAGCACAAGAATTAAAATGTGGGTTacagggacagtgcctgtggctcagtgggtagggtgccggctccatatactgagggtggtgggtt
The sequence above is a segment of the Nycticebus coucang isolate mNycCou1 chromosome 4, mNycCou1.pri, whole genome shotgun sequence genome. Coding sequences within it:
- the ZNF268 gene encoding zinc finger protein 268 isoform X1, whose protein sequence is MATRVRTASIWVPPLQEGERSCDRIRKFQVQESILGQRTPDHRPLPGSPWQRQKSHRTEQVLEWLFISQEKLKITKSWEPLSFMDVFVDFTWEEWQLLDPAQKHLYRSVMLENYSNLVSLGYQCSKPDIIFKLEQGEELWMVHAQIPSQGHPDNVWEIDEHIKWHQENQGNLGSMAKSYEYTTFGKLCFLSLNYVSSQQKPHKCSIHGKSLKYNIGFSDYARKNPNVFCVHQESFLHLKHEQNVTGIKYCESNESGKAVNERSQLMCQKAYVGGMPFGCNYCEKAFSSKSYLMVHQRTHAEKQLYECNECGKDFSSKSYLIVHQRIHSGEKPHECSECGKTFGLNSQLAIHQRIHTGKNSYECCECGKFFSRKDQLVSHQRTHSVHKPYGCNECGKSFGLKSQLIIHERVHTGRKPYECSECHKALNTKSNLMVHQRTHIGEKPYGCSECGIAFMFKSQLIVHQGTHTRVKPYGCIQCGKAFSLKSQLIVHQGSHTGKKPYVCNECDKAFQSKSYLIIHMRTHTGEKLHECNDCGKAFSFNSQLIIHQRIHTGESSYKCYNCEKTFSRKYQLISHQRTHEREKPYECNDCGKAFGLKSQLIIHQRTHTGEKPFECSDCQKAFNTKSNLVVHQRTHTGEKPYGCSECGKSFTFKSQLIVHQGIHTGIKPYGCNQCEKAFSLKSQLIVHQRTHTGVKPHGCSECGKAFRSKSYLIIHMRTHTGEKPHECNECGKSFSFNSQLIVHQRIHTGENPYECCECGKAFNRKELLTSHQRTHAGEKPYGCSECGKAFSSKSYLIIHMRTHSGEKPYECNECGKAFIWKSLLIVHELTHAEENLYKCCQCDRSFRGKLQLSVHQRMHTRDKPYECSECGKAFARKSQLIVHQRTHSGEKPYGCNECGKTFSQKSILSAHQRTHTGEKPCKCPECGKAFRWKSQLIMHQRTHVHVDEFSVRNVLSEVSPQKLPTKLHGTETI
- the ZNF268 gene encoding zinc finger protein 268 isoform X2, encoding MDVFVDFTWEEWQLLDPAQKHLYRSVMLENYSNLVSLGYQCSKPDIIFKLEQGEELWMVHAQIPSQGHPDNVWEIDEHIKWHQENQGNLGSMAKSYEYTTFGKLCFLSLNYVSSQQKPHKCSIHGKSLKYNIGFSDYARKNPNVFCVHQESFLHLKHEQNVTGIKYCESNESGKAVNERSQLMCQKAYVGGMPFGCNYCEKAFSSKSYLMVHQRTHAEKQLYECNECGKDFSSKSYLIVHQRIHSGEKPHECSECGKTFGLNSQLAIHQRIHTGKNSYECCECGKFFSRKDQLVSHQRTHSVHKPYGCNECGKSFGLKSQLIIHERVHTGRKPYECSECHKALNTKSNLMVHQRTHIGEKPYGCSECGIAFMFKSQLIVHQGTHTRVKPYGCIQCGKAFSLKSQLIVHQGSHTGKKPYVCNECDKAFQSKSYLIIHMRTHTGEKLHECNDCGKAFSFNSQLIIHQRIHTGESSYKCYNCEKTFSRKYQLISHQRTHEREKPYECNDCGKAFGLKSQLIIHQRTHTGEKPFECSDCQKAFNTKSNLVVHQRTHTGEKPYGCSECGKSFTFKSQLIVHQGIHTGIKPYGCNQCEKAFSLKSQLIVHQRTHTGVKPHGCSECGKAFRSKSYLIIHMRTHTGEKPHECNECGKSFSFNSQLIVHQRIHTGENPYECCECGKAFNRKELLTSHQRTHAGEKPYGCSECGKAFSSKSYLIIHMRTHSGEKPYECNECGKAFIWKSLLIVHELTHAEENLYKCCQCDRSFRGKLQLSVHQRMHTRDKPYECSECGKAFARKSQLIVHQRTHSGEKPYGCNECGKTFSQKSILSAHQRTHTGEKPCKCPECGKAFRWKSQLIMHQRTHVHVDEFSVRNVLSEVSPQKLPTKLHGTETI